TGAACGATGCTTAAATCCTATTAGCAAAGCAGACATTAGGTTCAATACAAAAATAAAATATCGAAACTCAGCAAAAAAAATCTGATGGATGTTTGCAAAATGAGAGACAATTCAGTAAAATAAAGAAAAAATACAGAAAGTGCTTTCATTCCATTTAAATGGAATAGCAAAAAAAATAGTCTACTCCTGTTAAGAAGTAAACTATTTGTAAGAGTATTTTATTCTAAGAAATCTTTTAAGCGTTTGCTGCGGCTTGGGTGACGTAATTTACGCAATGCCTTCGCTTCAATTTGGCGAATACGCTCACGGGTTACGCCAAAAACTTTACCAACTTCTTCGAGGGTACGAGTCCGGCCATCATCCAAACCAAAACGCAGGCGAAGGACATTTTCTTCGCGATCCGTTAAAGTATCAAGGACATCTTCGAGCTGCTCTTTTAATAATTCATAGGCAGCATGCTCAGATGGAGATGTTGCATCTTGATCTTCAATAAAATCTCCAAGGTGTGAATCGTCTTCTTCACCAATCGGTGTTTCGAGTGAGACAGGTTCCTGGGCAATTTTCAATATTTCTCTAACCTTATCAGGTGTTAAATCCATGTCCTCACCAATTTCTTCAGGTGTTGGTTCGCGGCCAAGATCCTGTAGTAATTGACGCTGAACACGGATAAGTTTATTAATGGTTTCAACCATATGCACAGGAATTCGAATCGTTCTTGCTTGGTCAGCAATTGCCCGTGTTATCGCTTGACGAATCCACCATGTTGCGTAGGTACTGAATTTAAAGCCTTTACGGTAATCAAATTTCTCAACGGCTTTTATAAGACCCATATTACCTTCTTGAATGAGATCAAGAAATAGCATTCCACGTCCTACATAGCGTTTTGCTATACTTACAACAAGACGGAGGTTTGCTTCGGCAAGACGTCGTTTTGCTTCTTCGTCGCCTTCCTCAATCCGATTGGCCAGTTTAATTTCTTCCTCAGCGGAAAGCAAGTCAACACGACCAATTTCTTTTAAGTACATACGTACCGGATCATTAATCTTAACTCCTGGTGGAACACTAAGATCATTTAAGTCAAATTCTTCGTCATCTTCTTTTGCTAATTTTTTAATATCTGGGTCTTCCTCATCATTATCACCGACCAATTCGATACCTTGATCACCTAGGAATTCTAAGAATTCATCCATTTGCTCAGATTCTAATTCAAAATTAGCCAGCTTTTCAGCAATATCATCATAGGCAAGGACACCGATTTTTTTACCCAGCTCAGTTAACTGGTCTTTTACTTGTTCAAGGGTTAATTCGTTTTCA
The DNA window shown above is from Neobacillus sp. WH10 and carries:
- the rpoD gene encoding RNA polymerase sigma factor RpoD, with the protein product MAAEKSARSKEVENELTLEQVKDQLTELGKKIGVLAYDDIAEKLANFELESEQMDEFLEFLGDQGIELVGDNDEEDPDIKKLAKEDDEEFDLNDLSVPPGVKINDPVRMYLKEIGRVDLLSAEEEIKLANRIEEGDEEAKRRLAEANLRLVVSIAKRYVGRGMLFLDLIQEGNMGLIKAVEKFDYRKGFKFSTYATWWIRQAITRAIADQARTIRIPVHMVETINKLIRVQRQLLQDLGREPTPEEIGEDMDLTPDKVREILKIAQEPVSLETPIGEEDDSHLGDFIEDQDATSPSEHAAYELLKEQLEDVLDTLTDREENVLRLRFGLDDGRTRTLEEVGKVFGVTRERIRQIEAKALRKLRHPSRSKRLKDFLE